A window from Lagopus muta isolate bLagMut1 chromosome 5, bLagMut1 primary, whole genome shotgun sequence encodes these proteins:
- the LOC125693540 gene encoding DNA replication ATP-dependent helicase/nuclease DNA2 isoform X8: protein MTEPCNAALRSGLNNRYRVLEVRLVRRDGRDPEKHLAVSASTAPGDTELCVLQNSWESVPVVPGDIVHLEGDCSSGTWIINEQSGYLILYPDLLLSGTTISSSIRCMRKAVLSERFRGSECGSRPTLIGTILHEIFQQSVTNNLSPEKVEELANKIVFGQKYLREMYHLKLKQTEVMQEIEEYLPSFFKWTEEFMRNPANQNQMQLKLPSDEKTGDCSSKVEIVDILDVEENIWSPRFGLKGKIDVTARVKIHRRCGVQSRIMPLEIKSGKESNSIEHRSQVILYTLLNLERRMDPEAGFLLYLKTGTMYPVTGTRMDRRELIKLRNQVAFYLMHSMYKSAVGRQQSQLAALPPVIDDSQACKYCSQIHNCFLYSRAVEERMAGVSFPPAMIPIIEKETQHLKPSHLEYFSLWYLMLTLEMQSGDSKKGYKNIWMIPSLEREKAGDCVGNMIRIDRVQEVSEGQYLHSFQRKNGVVPGANLLVGDRVVVSGEENGLLGLATGYVREISATTISCLLGRNLSKLPESTTFRLDHEEGDCGIGVPFENLSKLMKDSPVSEKLRNLIIDFHKPRFIQHLSSVLPPEAKEAVASILKGLNKPQKQAMKQVLLSKDYTLIVGMPGTGKTTTICALVRILSACGFSVLLTSFTHTAVDNILLKLAKFKVGFLRLGRAQKVHPDIRKFTEEEICRSKSIKSVMDLEELYNSQPVVATACMGINHPIFVQKQFDFCIVDEASQISQPICLGPLFCSKRFVLVGDHQQLPPLVQNSEARDLGMSESLFKRLEQNQNAVVQLTVQYRMNSKIMSLSNKLVYEGKLECGSEKVSNATANLPNLKMLKLELADASKIWLKEVLEPDKPVCFLNTEKVPAPEHTEKGGVCNVTEAKLVFFLTTLFIKAGCKPSDIGIISPYRHQLKVITDLMARLKESRVEVNTIDKYQGRDKSIIIVSFVRNSNDENLGALLKDWRRLNVAITRAKHKLIMVGCVPSLRRYPPLEKLLCHLQSEAMISFFNTVL, encoded by the exons ATGACCGAGCCCTGTAATGCGGCGCTCAGGAGCGGGCTGAACAACAGGTACCGCGTGTTGGAGGTCCGCCTGGTGCGGCGGGACGGACGCGACCCTGAGAAGCACCTGGCGGTCAGCGCTTCCACAGCGCCGGGAGATACGGAGCTGTGCGTCCTTCAGAACAGCTG GGAGTCTGTTCCAGTTGTTCCAGGAGACATTGTTCATTTAGAAGGGGACTGTAGCTCCGGTACCTGGATAATAAATGAGCAGTCTGGATATCTCATTCTTTACCCAGATTTGCTGCTCTCTGGCACTACAATATCCAGTAGCATTCGATGTATGAGAAAAGCGGTGCTGAGTGAAAGGTTTAGG GGCTCTGAGTGTGGTTCACGGCCAACTCTCATTGGTACAATTCTTCATGAAATTTTCCAGCAATCCGTAACAAATAATTTGTCACCTGAAAAAGTGGAGGAACTAgcaaataaaattgtttttggGCAGAAGTATCTCAGAGAAAT GTATCACTTAAAGCTGAAACAAACAGAGGTAATGCAGGAGATAGAAGAATATCTGCCTTCATTTTTTAAGTGGACAGAAGAGTTCATGCGCAATCCAGCTAACCAAAATCAAATGCAACTGAAACT GCCAAGTGACGAGAAAACAGGAGATTGCTCTTCTAAGGTAGAAATCGTAGATATCTTAGACGTTGAAGAGAACATTTGGTCTCCCAGGTTTGGATTGAAGGGAAAGATTGATGTTACAGCCAGGGTGAAAATCCATCGTCGGTGCGGCGTACAGTCCAGGATAATGCCATTAGAGATCAAATCTGGCAAGGAATCAAACTCTATAGAGCACAGGAGTCAG GTTATCCTGTATACGTTGTTGAATTTAGAAAGGAGAATGGATCCTGAAGCTGGATTTCTTCTTTATCTTAAAACTGGTACTATGTATCCTGTTACTGGAACTCGCATGGATAGAAGAG AATTAATAAAGCTAAGAAACCAGGTGGCCTTCTACTTAATGCACAGTATGTATAAATCTGCTGTGGGAAGACAGCAGTCACAGCTTGCTGCTTTGCCTCCTGTAATTGATGACAGTCAAGCCTGTAAATACTGTTCCCAAATACACAATTGCTTTCTATATAgcag AGCTGTAGAAGAAAGGATGGCTGGTGTGTCTTTTCCTCCTGCTATGATACCCATTATTGAAAAAGAGACACAGCACCTGAAACCTTCCCACTTAGAGTATTTCAGTCTGTGGTATCTGATGTTAACCTTGGAGATGCAAAGTGGAGACAGTAAAAAGGGGTATAAAAATATATGGATGATACCTTCTTTGGAAAG AGAGAAGGCTGGAGACTGTGTTGGAAACATGATCAGAATTGATCGAGTTCAGGAAGTTTCCGAAGGACAATATCTGCATTCTTTCCAACGTAAAAATGGTGTTGTACCTGGAGCAAACCTCTTGGTTGGTGATAGAGTTGTTGTGAGTGGAGAAGAAAATGGTTTGCTTGGCTTGGCTACTGGCTACGTGAGAGAAATCAGTGCAACAACGATCTCCTGTTTGTTGGGCAG GAATTTATCAAAGCTCCCTGAGAGTACCACTTTTAGGTTGGATCATGAAGAAGGAGACTGTGGTATAGGAGTTCCCTTTGAAAACCTCTCTAAACTGATGAAAGATTCCCCAGTCAG TGAAAAGCTCCGCAACTTGATCATTGACTTCCACAAACCTCGTTTTATTCAGCATTTGAGCTCAGTCCTTCCTCCAGAAGCAAAGGAAGCTGTTGCAAGTATTTTAAAGG gTCTGAATAAGCCTCAGAAACAGGCAATGAAACAAGTGTTGCTTTCAAAAGACTACACGCTTATTGTGGGTATGCcaggaacaggaaaaacaacTACAATATGCGCTTTG GTGAGAATTCTCTCTGCTTGTGGCTTCAGTGTTCTTCTGACTAGTTTTACACACACTGCTGTGGACAATATCCTGCTGAAGCTAGCCAAATTCAAAGTAGGCTTCTTGCGTTTGGGAAGAGCTCAGAAGGTTCATCCAGATATACGGAAAtttacagaagaagaaatttgcAGGTCCAAATCAATTAAATCTGTAATGGATTTGGAAGAGCTCTACAACAGTCAG CCAGTGGTAGCAACAGCCTGCATGGGCATAAATCACCCCATCTTTGTTCAGAAGCAGTTTGATTTCTGTATAGTTGATGAAGCTTCCCAGATAAGCCAGCCCATCTGTCTGGGGCCACTGTTCTGTTCCAAAAGGTTTGTGCTGGTGGGGGACCATCAGCAGCTGCCTCCACTTGTACAGAATTCAGAAGCAAG AGATCTTGGTATGAGTGAAAGTTTATTTAAAAGGCTGgagcaaaaccaaaatgctgTTGTCCAGTTGACTGTGCAATACAGAATGAACAG TAAAATTATGTCACTGAGTAACAAGCTAGTGTATGAAGGCAAACTGGAATGTGGATCAGAGAAGGTGTCAAATGCCACTGCTAATTTGCCAAATCTAAAAATGCTGAAACTGGAGCTTGCAGATGCTTCAAAAATATGGTTGAAAGAAGTACTTGAGCCAGACAAACCTGTATGttttctgaacactgaaaag gtcCCAGCAccagaacacacagaaaaaggtGGTGTATGTAATGTGACAGAAGCCAAACTAGTGTTCTTCCTCACAACTTTATTCATTAAG GCTGGCTGTAAGCCTTCAGACATTGGTATTATATCGCCATACAGACATCAGTTGAAAGTAATCACTGATTTGATGGCAAGACTGAAGGAGAGCAGAGTGGAAGTCAACACTATAGACAAATACCAAGGAAGAGACAAAAGTATCATAATTGTGTCTTTTGTTAGGAACAGTAACGATGAAAAT CTTGGTGCCCTCCTGAAGGATTGGAGACGACTCAATGTTGCTATCACAAGAGCCAAGCACAAACTCATCATGGTGGGCTGCGTTCCATCACTCCGCCGCTACCCTCCTTTGGAGAAGCTGCTCTGCCATCTGCAGTCTGAGGCAATGATATCCTTTTTCAACACTGTTTTGTGA